GTAGCAGTCCGATAGCTGgcaacgaaaatcggcaagagttttgtaatggctcatgattaaatatgagttagtgttgagggtgtacatgagtcagcacccactctcaaggtcaggtagtggaacacctagcggcgacacgctttgatgtaggtacatatataaaattacaacatactctaCGAGTATTTTGCAAGATTGAAACTAGTCACTCAACTagtttatagaacagaaaactttaGATAGTGGTCAGACCACATTTTGGTGAAAAGCGGTGGGTCAGTAccccacataagttgctgcctcgAGAGATTTCTAATGGCTGAAATGCATTTATTGCCCAagtatcatatattatttgagaataaaatagtcagatcacatatcaatagaacagaggcagtcagcagtcacctaAAGtatggatattgtaattttacataaatcaaagagcaTCGCCGTCatatgttccactacctgaccttgagagtaggtgctgctgactcatgtacacccTCAACATTAagtcatatttaattatgagccattacaactcttgccgattttcgtcgccagctctcgtaCTATAATGATTTGTAGATGTTCTGGTAGATACTCATAAAAAGAGATACAAAAATTTGCACCAAAAATCTGTCTACTAACTATACCATCTTCAAAAACTTCTATATTCTAGAACAAATAAGAAATTTTATTGTTCCAAATTTCGCTGTGACATATCCTTATAATCAATTTAGAGGGATCCAAAGGTGCATAATGGTGGGTTTGGGCAAagttcctaagaactaagaaCAAGAAAGGCAGCTGGCGATCATGTGATCAACGTCTACCAATGATATTGGTTCCTTTTCTAGGTACATTAGTTCTTAGGAACTCTGAAATCCACTTTCAGATGGTAATGCTAGTACCAAGGTtcgaagtgtgaaaaaaaaaacaaaaacgtcACAGCTCCAGATTGATTTCAAATCTGAATATCGTTCGTAATTTTAAAGTTTTTACCTACATCTACAAGCTTTTTTCATGATGTCGAAACTCGGTGTGCCACCAAGGAGAATTAATGATGCAGCTTTTCGAGTGAGAGCTTCACTCATTCAAAGACGATGTCGGTGATGAAACTATAATACCCTGCCATGATATAGTGTAGCGAAAATCATACATAATTTATAAGACATGAAAACACCAcctctctatcgaatcatcatgGTCTAATCTAAATCTAAAATAATCGGTTTCCTCCAATTCCTAGCTTTTTAAGTATTCTCCTCATAAAATTTCTATAGTTTCCTCAGAACGAACGTTGAGTTCTGATAATTCTAATGAATACGCTAGTTGGTTTCGCATTTTTTGACTAAAAAGACCTCTTTTTTGACTAAAAAGACCTCTTTTTGACTAAAAAGACCTCTTTTTTGACTTCTTTTCGAGTAGGTATTCGTttttcaactcagtttatttttAGTTGGATGGGAAAAGTCTGTTATGAAAGTAACAGGAATGGACTGGAGTtgaaaaatctatataaatgtCAGAATAAGGACAAGTCTGCGAAGCTAGGAGATCGCCTGGAACAAATATGGTATAAAGAGCTAGAACAAGGTAAACTAAAGGGAAGAAAACCCAGTTTACTCAGAGCTCTCTTGAAAGCTTTTCTATGGAGATATTTAGCTTGGGGTTTACTCGCATTCATCAACAATGTAGTGCTCAGGTGAGACGAAATTCTAAGGAACTTGGAACGAAGTCAAACCCTTCCTTTTCCACAGAGTTATTCAGCCCTTGGTTTTGTCCGCTTTTATTAAGGTATTTTCAAGACCAGATCATACAGTTGAAGAGACCATAATATATGGCACATTATTGTGTGCTCTTACCCTTACATCAACGTTCTTGAACCATCATACAAACTGTGGAACTAGTACAATTGGAATGAGAATAAGAGTTGCTGTATCTGCTCTTATCTACAGAAAGGTAGATCATTTTAATAATAAACTATTAACATTTTTCTTCATCTTGTACAATAAGAAAATAATTCTAAAAATATTTATAGATATTGAAGCTGAGCCAACGTTCTCTTGGACAAACAGCAGCTGGTCAGGTAGTTAATCTTTTATCGAATGATGTGGCCAGATTTGACTTGGTAGTAATGCCGCTGAATTATATCTGGATGGGACCTATTCAAATCCTCCTGGTTGGTTACCTTATGTGGAGGGAGATGGGACCAAGTTCGTTAGTTGGCATAATTACAATGATAGTGATCACACTACCAGTTCAGTGTGAGttcaacattgaaaaattttaatatcTATTTAGTGTTTGTGAAGACCAAACAAGAAAGCACATTGCCTCTATCAGAAATATCCCTCCAGAATATCTGCATATCATATATCATGGAAAATTCTGGTTGTCATAAAAAACATCAGAGATCCAAGATAAATTCATCAATAGATAATGCATTAATCACATTAGAAATGTAGGTTGTATAGCTAGCaaatattccgaaattgatggaactttcACAGGCTTTGTCAAGTTTTCCAATTCGTCGACTCTGTGCTTACTTGGGTAGGGCCGAAAAAGCTCAGCATTTTTGgacttttttccattttcctacAACTGATATTCATCGAGATACAGCCGATGAGCCGATCgaagaaatggaaaaatttacaataaacatGGAAATTCACCTTGTTTGTATCGTTCGAAAGAAATTTTGCCTTCGTGATGGTGCTGACAGAGGTTGTCTTGGAAAACACTAACTTAGTAGATGTTCAGCAAGGAATGCTGAATGCTGATAACCCCCGTTGGTAGCTTATCCCACTAGGAGAACCATCAAAAACCACTATGGCATTGCTCCCAGAGTGCTTTTCGATGTAGTCCACGTAGTTTTGGCAGACTTCCTGGAATATTGCTCCGCTTGACTTCATCCCAACCAACCTATGAAGAGGAAACCCTCcatcaataaaatattattgatGAACTTTGGAATTAGAAAATGCAATAGCATTTTCTAATTCCAAAGTCTTCCGATAGGAAGAAATGCATCATTTACTGCTTTTATGCGAGTTTAAActacatatacagggttagaactattcagagggggactacagggatatcgaaaaccgttagaaatacagggtagcttaaattacaaaaaaactgCGTTATTTGAGGATGGGTGGGTTGGTGTAAACAGTtccaaaatatctctgatggttcctgagataactcgaaaaaaactggaaatcaagattatcatttttttttcataactcatttgtttctggagataactacacgaaattcggtgagTAGTCATAACTCTATACAGCAATTATACTGGTGAACtattttttcgtaatttaagccTATATTTTTaacagttttcgatattcctttagtcagcctctaaatagttctaagcCTGTATAGTAGGCACAAGTTCCTCACATCAGCCACGGATTGGTTTGTGATGCAGACACGTTGGAAGAAAGTAAGTTGACCGTAATATCTTTGTCTATGATCTTTAGAGAACTGGAAGGAGAAAACCTTCGTTATTGACCAATCTCGGTTAATATTATGTTTGGGAAAAATTCATGTATCTATATACTTATACAAAATAGCACATAATATAGCAAATTGGAACTTCGGAACCATCAGCTTTCTGGTCGAATACCGAATTAGCGATAAAATTAGAAATGTCCGAAAATTTGGATCCCTTCCCAATTAGGCACAGACTCTCCGAGATAAAAAAAACTTGATGTAGTTATCCTACAGCACCCCGGAACAACCtgtaagaaattttttctagcAGACTCCTCTTTCTACTGGACTATGAAGAAGCAATGATGATaatcaaatataattttatttccttATCTATAAAAGTTATCCCACTATTCATAAATACTCTCACAACTGACACTTGCAAAACATTCTGTTTTGAGGAACATGTATTGTACATTAACTTTGCTTTCCCACCTTCATATCATATAGCGTCCGAATCTATCTCAATTTAGATTCAATCAAGTTGTAGGTATTCGCTTCTCGAAAGCTTGGAGGTAGCTTTGAACGCTAGAGCTAGGGAGCTAAACTCCTCATCAAAACACATTCtcttaagaaaaaaattttaacgcGCCGAAAATTGCTATTTTCAAAGCTATGAGACAAATTCTCATCGTCCATCGATTAGTCTTGGGTCTTCATGAAAACAGTTATAGGAAATTCATCATAATCACGACTGTGATAAATTAACATGACCGAATAATGATCAACCATTTTATAGTGTTCATGGGAAGCGTAACCTCAAAATTCAGAATGCAAGTTGCGAAAAGGACAGATCACCGAGTAAGGATTATGAGCGAAATCCTGAACGGTGTCCAAGTCATCAAGATGTACTCTTGGGAAACTCCGTTTGAGGCTGTCGTTGAGGAAGCCAGAGCACGGGAAGTTAAGTACCTAAGAAGAGCGGCATACATCAGAAGTATTTTGGTCAGTTTTATGGTCTTCGTCGAGAGGACAACCTTGGCGGTGACCGTTATCTGTTACGTCCTCATGGGACACGAAATCAGAGCAGATTTGGTATTTTCTCTAGCGATGTACTTCAATCTGTTGCAACTCACGGTTGCCATCATGTTTCCCATGATTATATCATTCGGTGCTGAATCCTTGGTGTCTATAAGGAGACTTCAGGACTTTTTGCTGATGGAGGAGAAGGAAACATTCAAGATACGCGAAACAGAAGACAACAGTATACGCTTGAAATATGTGGAAGCTTGTTGGGTGCCATCCACACCTATTCTTAAAGGCTTAACCCTCAAGCTTCCTCCAGGAGTGTTGTGCGCTGTTATTGGTCCAGTGGGCtctggaaaatcttctttcctCAAACTTCTTCTTGGTGAACTAATGCCTTCTTCAGGGACTGTAGAATTCAATGGTGATATATCATACGCCTCTCAAGAACCATGGCTTTTCGCCTCGAACGTTCGTAACAATATCCTTTTCGGCGAAGAATATAACAGATCCCACTATAAAACAGTTGTTAAAGTATGTGCATTGGAAAAGGATTTCGAGCAATTTCCAGAGGGAGATAAGACAAGGGTTGGAGACAGAGGAGTGTCACTGAGTGGAGGTCAAAGAGCCAGGATCAATTTGGCGAGGGCAGTTTATAAAGATTCTGATATTTATTTACTGGATGATCCTTTGTCTGCTGTTGATACTAAAGTGGGACGCCACTTATTCGATAAATGCATCCTCGAACATTTGAAAggaaaaacaaggatattggtAACTCATCAGctgcaatatttgaaaaaagcgGATATTATAATAGTGCTGAATAAGGTAAGATTGCTTAGGATTATGTGTGGATctctgaataaaataaataaacttataTAGGGTTGTATAGAAGCTCAAGGCACATTCGAGGAATTGTCGGAGAGTGACCTTGATTTCACTAAATTACTAATTGCTGCGGATGAATCTTCGGAGAATGAAACTTCACATAAACTTCAGAGATTAATTTCAGTAGCTTCGGTAGCGGTAAGTAAAAATAATTAGGGTACATTTGAGGGGAATCAACGTCTTTGAAATATCTCAATCAACTGTATTTCGTTGAAGTATAGTTTAATTTCAAACTATCTCGTTCCAGACAACAATATCTTTGACTGGAGAATTATCGAACGAGATCTTAGACAACGATAATATGGAGGAAAAAAGCGCTTACAAAGGTTCGGCTTTCTGTGCCTACATCAGCAAGGCAGGAAATCTATGCTGGTTGAGTATCATAGtgtttttcatcgttttctGTCAGGTCCTCCTGAGTTCTTCGGATTACTGGATAACCATCTGgtgagaaaaaatgtttttttgtgtTCACAGCTTTGCAAAACTCGCTATAGTCccattaatttcaaattctcaATATATGAGGACTTCTAACTTGAGAATCGATCATTCCTAGGCTGCTGCAAAAAAGGGATAGGGTTTTTTCAGGGATGGAACCTTTCAATGAAACCCATAGCTCCATTATTTCATACTCTTGTATTCTGCTGCTAATCATGAGCCTCAAAATAAACTAAgtacttcttcttctagaaCAAGGAGGAACAATCAAAATTAAAACTTTAGATTGCTTCCTTCTTACACATATCACATGCCAACCTCAGATCAGAAATACTCATTTTCAAGACTATACTCGTATAATCGTTTTAGAACGATTTCTAGCTCTCTTAGAGGTCTAATTTTACTGGACTATATTCACAAGTTCTGAACTGAAGAAAATTTAAGTTAGGAATATGAATTTAAGGAGTTGATAGTAGTTCAAAAACAAAAGTATATGATAAATTTTGAATTGTTGCGAGTTTTGCTTTGGATATCCTGCTCATTAAGCTTGTTCTGCTTTTAGGACGAGCCAAGAAGAATTTCGTCACAGTATCGAATACATCAACGCATCATTCGATAcatctcaaatcaaaattttcaaccCCAATATGACAAACACATACTATACATATATCCTTGGAGATGCCGAAACCAGGAACTCAATATCAAATGGTACAGAAATGGTTACATCCTGGTTGGGAGATTTTACAGACAGTCTCTTTTATTATGTTACTGTGAATGGGGTCCAGCATATGTTATGGAAAGAAGAGGCTCAGATGTATATATATGGCACCTTGATCATATCAGCCATACTTGTGACAATAATTAGATCAACTACGTATTTTGCTGCTTGTATGACGGCTTCGAAAAATCTGCACAACAAAATGTTTCATTGCTTGTTGGAGGCACCGATGAGGTTTTTCGATACTAATCCTGCAGGAAGAGTGCTGAATCGGTTTTCTAAAGATATGGGAGCCATTGATGAAATGCTGCCGAAGGCCTTAATAGATGTGATTCAGGTAAGAAATGTATTTTTGTATTGATGATATAGCTGGGAAACATGCTCCAAACATAAGGAAAAAAACAAAGGCTCGACAAATTAGAATAGATTGACTTTAATCCACGGGAAAAGTATTTCTTTGTCGAAAATATGATATGTGTGATGACTTGCATCTCATTTCTACGATCtcgaaacaaagcaacaatcaatggaatggcgacactctggttctccaagacctttgAAGTTTCTTGTTCAAGaagctgctggaaaagttcttgcttcagtttttttggatggCCATAGAGATTACTAAtcgtgattgattttttggataagggtaaacaataaccggagataactattcgacattactgatcactctacgggaaaaaattaaagagataaGACACGGagagctatccaaaagtgttttgtttttgcaggacaatgcccctgcacaaaaatctcatgttaccatgcaaaaaaaatcgtgatttagggtttgaattactagattTGGCACCATccatcatttctttcctcaactgaaaaaaagtttaaaagttttcttccaacgaggaggtaataaaagctgtggaggtctggtttgcacagcaagaagaaatattctttttgaaaggtctagagacgttgcaggttcgctgtaataaatgtatccaattaagaggagaatatgttgagtaataaaatattttgaccttgaaattttgtttggttctatagtaggctgagaatttttcaatatatcctcgtattttatATCTGACACAAACACATAAAATCCTAATTGCTGTTTTCCTTTATGCTATTTCAGATCTTGATGGTTGTTTGTGGTATCCTAGTGATGGTTACCATCTCCAACCCCTTCATGTTGATACTAATAGTGATATTAGGTATAGTGTTTTTCGTGGTTAGAATTTGGTACATCAATACAGCCAGATCCCTTAAACTACTTGAAGGAGTTGGTGAGTTTATAGGTTACTTACTTGAAAATTTGAAAGGGGGTtttagagaaatattttttggaacactttatataattatgaataCAAAGGCTACTTTTTCCATTTCAGCCAAATCCCCTGTCTTTTCTTACATCAGTTCAACAATCAATGGATTGACTACTATAAGAGCCACGAAAAATGAGAGTATCTTAGTTAAACAGTTCGACGAACATCAGGTGAATTGgagttttttataatttcttctCACTAATTTTGTTTCGATATGTTACAGGACGTACATTCTTCTTCGTGGTGGCTTACTATAGCCTGCGCATCTACCTATGGTCTGTGGCTAGACCTGATATGTGTTGTGTTC
The nucleotide sequence above comes from Coccinella septempunctata chromosome 4, icCocSept1.1, whole genome shotgun sequence. Encoded proteins:
- the LOC123311778 gene encoding ATP-binding cassette sub-family C member 4-like, with protein sequence MEECYPLDKENPKESANLISNLFFAWMGKVCYESNRNGLELKNLYKCQNKDKSAKLGDRLEQIWYKELEQGKLKGRKPSLLRALLKAFLWRYLAWGLLAFINNVVLRVIQPLVLSAFIKVFSRPDHTVEETIIYGTLLCALTLTSTFLNHHTNCGTSTIGMRIRVAVSALIYRKILKLSQRSLGQTAAGQVVNLLSNDVARFDLVVMPLNYIWMGPIQILLVGYLMWREMGPSSLVGIITMIVITLPVQLFMGSVTSKFRMQVAKRTDHRVRIMSEILNGVQVIKMYSWETPFEAVVEEARAREVKYLRRAAYIRSILVSFMVFVERTTLAVTVICYVLMGHEIRADLVFSLAMYFNLLQLTVAIMFPMIISFGAESLVSIRRLQDFLLMEEKETFKIRETEDNSIRLKYVEACWVPSTPILKGLTLKLPPGVLCAVIGPVGSGKSSFLKLLLGELMPSSGTVEFNGDISYASQEPWLFASNVRNNILFGEEYNRSHYKTVVKVCALEKDFEQFPEGDKTRVGDRGVSLSGGQRARINLARAVYKDSDIYLLDDPLSAVDTKVGRHLFDKCILEHLKGKTRILVTHQLQYLKKADIIIVLNKGCIEAQGTFEELSESDLDFTKLLIAADESSENETSHKLQRLISVASVATTISLTGELSNEILDNDNMEEKSAYKGSAFCAYISKAGNLCWLSIIVFFIVFCQVLLSSSDYWITIWTSQEEFRHSIEYINASFDTSQIKIFNPNMTNTYYTYILGDAETRNSISNGTEMVTSWLGDFTDSLFYYVTVNGVQHMLWKEEAQMYIYGTLIISAILVTIIRSTTYFAACMTASKNLHNKMFHCLLEAPMRFFDTNPAGRVLNRFSKDMGAIDEMLPKALIDVIQILMVVCGILVMVTISNPFMLILIVILGIVFFVVRIWYINTARSLKLLEGVAKSPVFSYISSTINGLTTIRATKNESILVKQFDEHQDVHSSSWWLTIACASTYGLWLDLICVVFVCCVVCGFIILDQYTNVQGSFIGLGISQSIILVGMLQYGMRQVAEVVNYLTSVERVLEYTQLEREHPLVTPKDKMPPESWPSEGMVVFQNLVLRYSEDDPPVINNLSLQIYPTEKIGIVGRTGAGKSSLIGALFRLALIEGKIIIDDIDTKTLGLRDLRRKISIIPQEPVLFSASMRYNLDPFNEFSDDKLWDVLEEVELKDEINSLDFMITEGGSNFSVGQRQLVCLARAILRNNKILILDEATANVDPKTDELIQKTIRRKFKRCTVLTIAHRLNTIMDSDKVLVLDSGCRVEFDHPHVLLQDPEGYFTRMLNETGPSMTQSLKLVAFEAYQTKMSGLL